Part of the Leptospiraceae bacterium genome is shown below.
TTCCGACTACATCAATTAATCCTGGAATGTTAAATACTCGCAGCGCTGCAAAACTTAACTCCTGCCATTTTAATCCTTTTTTATAATGAATGGTTATTTTTCGATTATCCTTTTTTGCACGTTCTAGTTGTTTAACGATAGGCGTTACAGTTGATGAGTTCATATATTCGAAATGGGTAAAATCTAGAATAATCGGTTTTTGTTGGTTGCGAGCGTAAATGGTCTCGAAGATCGGAGATAAAAATTTGGTTGGCTCTCGGTCTTTACTTTCTCCATACCAGTGTATGAATGTTTCGGATTCTCCATACTTTACTTCAATTTTTAAACGATTTTCTTCATAGATTTTAATTTCACTCATGTATTTCCTCTGATATTAGTATTGATAGACGGCAGAAACTGCTAGTAAATTCTCTTCGTTTAAATAAAAATCTAGTATGGATTGCCCTTCGTAAGCAATTCGTACTAGACCTAAACCGCTTTCACCTTCCGCCAGATTTTTATTGGAAATTTCTTTCAGTCTTTCCACGTAGGCTTCAAATGGATTTTGGTATCCTCGAATCCATTGGATTTTCGCGTCTAATCGTCGCAAATGAACTAACTCAGAGTCTTTCACTTTATTTTTTACTTCAATTACGATTCGTTTTTTTTTCTTTCGGAGTGTGAGTTCTACTCTAGTTTCAGAGTCTGGGAAATATCCGTATTTGATTCCATTTTCAACTAACTCTGTAGTGACCATTTTAACTGCATCCAAGTCATCCTTTGTTAAATCAGAATTTGCAAAGAAGGATTTGATGGAATCGGAAACTCTATCTAATTCAGACCAGTCCGATTTTAACTGAAGGGATAGTAAGTTTGTGGAATCGCTAAGCATATTACATCGGTCAGCCTAACTCTGAAAAAATACATGTCAAGATGTTTTTAGAAGTTTTCAAATCTAGTTTATTTGATGATTGAAAAAGTAGTGTTAAAATATTAGATTTTACTAAATACTAAATTTGTATGACATCTTTTGAGAGACGTCATACAAAATTGAGATAATTTATTTTTCCTGAAAAGATGTTTACCTATTAAAAGGTCAAACTCCAAAAGCCTCTAATACAGTTTTCGGGTAGGCTCTTATACTTCTGTACTAATTGTACCTGATTGTTTGATTGAAAACCAAACAACACCAACACCAATTACACCAGCTAATACAATTACTAATATACCTTCTCCTGAAAACATAGGAACTTGTTGGCCTGCATGTCTGCCGTATCCCATAAAGAAAAGCATAGGAACTGATAAGAATGTATTGATTCTTGAAAACAAAAGTGCTTTTTTTGGAACAGAAGGATCTGCCGGATTACCAGACTTAACCCCATTGATGATTACTCGTTGATTCGGCCAAATTATAAACCAAACATTGAACCACATAATTGTACCGAGTAACATTCCAAGTAAAATCCAATACGACCAATTAGGAGTAGCTGCTCTTACACCGCCCATTTCGAAAAATACAGCATAGTAAGCTAAACCTGATAAAAAGGTAAACATGGCCGCCCATCTAAACCAAAATAGAACTCGAGGCATTAGTTCAGGTGTCAAAACCTTTTTAACTCCTGCGTCCAATTTGCCTTGCAAAGGAACGTTTACAAGATTTAAGAAATAGAGAAGTCCAATCCAACAAACGCCGGATACATAGTGGATCCAACGGATCGAATATATCAAAAGTGCTTTATCTTCCATTTTTTACTCCAAAAATATATTTATATTAATAATTTTTACTTAATTGGAATGATTCTAGATTTGACAAGTTTAAAAATGGGATCCTAGTAAATTGGCAAAATAAGATTTATTAGTGCGACTTTGTAAAAGCATTAGCCACAGAGACACAGAGGCACAGAGAAGTAATGTTTTAAAGCATTTTAAAAATGAAATTCTATGCTTTTACATACACTGCTTCCCAGCGAGGGATGATTTCTTACTTTTTTCTTTTCTTTTATAGCAAACTGCGACCAAGCAGTTTGGGGATGAGCATTGCGAATGGGCGGAAAGAAAAGAAAAAAGTAAGCAAAAAAGAAAAGAAAACCCAACGTAGCTCCGATAGCCATCAGGCGGTAGGAGCGGAGGTTTGCTAGGTTTCATCCATCAGATGAAAGGGCGGACTCAGGCTTTTTCGCTTTAACACTTCGCAATGCTCCATTTAAGACTCTGCTGGGGTTCTTGTTTTTACTTTACAAAAATAACTAAGTCCATGAATACTATAAATCAAACTCTAGTTTATAAACAAAGGAAAAACGTTGTTATTCTTAACAAAGCTTTAGAAGGAAAAAAGAATGAATAGATTGGATGAATTAAAAGGTTTATCGAAACATCTACTAAGATTAATAAAATTAGTAGCAATAGCTAACATTGCAATAATATTCGGCTCAATAGGTCTCTATAGAAATAACTCAAACTTTGGATTTATAATGGCAGGGATTTTTCTTAGTTTAATATTAGATGTAATTTTTATTGTCTTGTTTTCAAAGAATATGAATGCAATTAACGAAATAGGGGAACTATAAAATGACACCACTGGAAAAAGAGATTGCGTTATACGGTATTTGTTTTATGGTTTTTTGTTTTGTCGCTTCGCTAGGTTATATTACTTATTCATTGGTTACGGAAGTAAATAGAACATTACGAAAGAAATAGTTCAGCTAGTCAATTAAGCATTTGCGAATAATAATGCTTTTGTGTTTTCGGACTCTATTAAGTCCGGGGCTTTGTATAGAGAGTTGAAGGGAGAGGGTAAGAGGGATTAGTTGGAATATAGAATATGCAATTGAATCTGAATCATTCTTTATTTTGCTTAATTCAACAGTATAATTATTTTCCAAGAAACTCGAAATAGGAATAAAATGAATTACTGTTTTCGCTGAATCTTTCAGTGGATACGGTATCTCATCTGATTCTATGATATTAATCCGATCCATCAAGAATGCTTTTACTTTTTCTTCCACATTCTGCGAATAATCGATAGAAGACTTAATTTGTTGCAAATCCATCATTTCATTTTTTGCTATACCTCTATACCAAAATCTATTTTCATCTTTATAGACCAGCATATGGGGAGTATTGTAGCTTCTATGAATTCGAAGTATTAGAATTACTTTTTCTGAATTGTCTGGCAATGGAATCGGATTATTAAATTCATATTTAGGTATACGTGGATTTACCCCACCTGAACTAATTGACTCTATGGTTCTTATAATTTCATCTACTTTTATAAGATCGATGCCTGTTATCTTAATTGGAACTCCACCTTTTTCAGTTACTCCAATAATGATGTCTCCACCTTGTGAATTCGCAAAGGAGACTATATCTTTTAATATTTTTATTTTAGTTTCATCGTTTTTGAGTGTATGAGATATATCTTGTTTATAATCCAAATATTTACTTTCCAAGACTTTCGAAGATACAAGCTCATTGATAGTCTCATAATTAATCTCCGACAAACGCTTGTTAAACACTCCCATATGCATAATGTCGATTACCCCTTATCCTTCAAAATATACCCTACTTCAATCTTTTTCATATTTTATTTCCTAGTTGAGCCCCAAAAAAAATCTAAGCTCTGGCGTTAGAAGAGATGAAAACATCGAGGATATAGAGACTAACGTTTGAAAATAAGCATTTGCCTTACTCCAATCTATTTTTGGTTTCCGTAATTCTTGTTCGATCGGTTTAACAACTACAGCATTTTCAGGCTCTGCGGCTTTCACTTTTTCTAGAATAGTTATTAATTCTTTTAGATTAGATTCGTTGCTATTTATAGTCTGATTAGAATTTTGCGTAGCTATTTGAAATGGAGAATTATTCACTGAGCCAATATTCATTGTATAGTTATTCAAGACTTGTTTTGAAAAATCATTCTCATATTCGGTAGTATCCCTACCATCTTCCAATTTTTCGATTAGATCGATTCCCTTACTTGTAATTTTTGCCCAAGCAAACCAGTCCGGGAGTCCATTGGAACCAAGTGGAGCTAATTGAAGATAACCTTTCTCCCTGAAATAAAAAACGTGACCAACAATATCTGATTGAGATAAACTTTTATTTGTTTCAAAAACATTTTCCGCATAAACAACCTTCGCAGGATTAAACTCAGCTATTTTAGCAATACTTTTTAAAACCTCAATTCGTTTAATTTGTCTTTCCTCGGATGCTGTCATACTTTCTCTCCATTCATTTAGATTGTTCACATTTTTCACCTAGATACTAGGTCATATTGCGTATGGTCGATTAAAAAACAACTAAAATTATGTATGCGTATCCTATGTATTGCAAGTAGGAATGGTATTAAAGTATTTGATTTATCTCCATCCCTCCAAATACTGCAACCGTTGTATAATACTTCTAGCCATTAAAGAGATAATCCCACCTTCATCGCTATAGGAGGCTAACTGTAATTTGTCGTCCATATCTTTGTCTTCGTTTGTGAATTGGAATTTTTCTTTTATTTCTTCAAGCATTTTACAATCCTACTTATCAAGATCAAAGCCGCCGCTGAGTATGAACTTTTGTAATAAATTATGAACTTTTATATTGATTTTAAATGGAGGGATACTTTCGCCTTCTAGTTTTTCAAAATATTCTTTTGCTTTAGATTTATCTACTGTGTCTTTCAATTCATCAAAATGTCCGTATTCATTTATATTAAATTCATTTATATTTGCCATCATCATTGAATTAAGTTTAGTTTCGTCTAAACCAAAAATCTCTGCTATTGTTTGAATTTGATTGTTCTTTGCAT
Proteins encoded:
- a CDS encoding ATP-binding protein, which codes for MLSDSTNLLSLQLKSDWSELDRVSDSIKSFFANSDLTKDDLDAVKMVTTELVENGIKYGYFPDSETRVELTLRKKKKRIVIEVKNKVKDSELVHLRRLDAKIQWIRGYQNPFEAYVERLKEISNKNLAEGESGLGLVRIAYEGQSILDFYLNEENLLAVSAVYQY
- a CDS encoding urate hydroxylase PuuD; the protein is MEDKALLIYSIRWIHYVSGVCWIGLLYFLNLVNVPLQGKLDAGVKKVLTPELMPRVLFWFRWAAMFTFLSGLAYYAVFFEMGGVRAATPNWSYWILLGMLLGTIMWFNVWFIIWPNQRVIINGVKSGNPADPSVPKKALLFSRINTFLSVPMLFFMGYGRHAGQQVPMFSGEGILVIVLAGVIGVGVVWFSIKQSGTISTEV
- a CDS encoding ATP-binding protein; the encoded protein is MSEINYETINELVSSKVLESKYLDYKQDISHTLKNDETKIKILKDIVSFANSQGGDIIIGVTEKGGVPIKITGIDLIKVDEIIRTIESISSGGVNPRIPKYEFNNPIPLPDNSEKVILILRIHRSYNTPHMLVYKDENRFWYRGIAKNEMMDLQQIKSSIDYSQNVEEKVKAFLMDRINIIESDEIPYPLKDSAKTVIHFIPISSFLENNYTVELSKIKNDSDSIAYSIFQLIPLTLSLQLSIQSPGLNRVRKHKSIIIRKCLID